From the genome of Bacteroidales bacterium, one region includes:
- a CDS encoding DUF1343 domain-containing protein: MKTSYSIITAFACLFVCCVISCRGSEQQVMVGAESTGEYFPLLKNKRVAVLSNHTGMVGNEHLVDLLHRNKFNVVAIFSPEHGFRGNADAGEHVSNSTDEKTGIPILSLYDGKDRKPSAQSMQSFDILVYDIQDVGLRFYTYYITMVRLMDACAEYGKKMIILDRPNPNGHYVDGPILDMKHKSGVGWLPIPVVHGMTLGELARMANGEKWLPDGRTCDLTVIQCRNYTHRTMYRLPVPPSPNLPNMKSIYLYPSTCLFEGTPVSLGRGTSFPFQVYGHPDMKGYDFCFTPRSVPGAKNPPLLDKTCYGVDLRNIPDEEIYKKGIDLSYILDAYNNLQLGDRFFTSFFEKLIGVDDVRKMIIEGKSAAEIKATWAKGVVSFKEQRRPYLLYDE, translated from the coding sequence ATGAAGACTTCTTATTCTATAATAACGGCTTTTGCCTGTTTATTTGTATGTTGTGTTATATCTTGCCGGGGATCGGAACAGCAGGTGATGGTGGGAGCCGAATCGACAGGGGAATATTTTCCGCTACTGAAAAACAAACGGGTGGCTGTTTTGTCCAACCACACGGGAATGGTGGGTAATGAACACCTTGTTGATCTGTTGCACCGGAATAAGTTCAATGTGGTGGCTATTTTTTCACCGGAACATGGTTTCAGAGGCAACGCCGACGCCGGCGAGCATGTTTCCAATTCGACAGATGAAAAAACTGGGATCCCGATCCTTTCGCTTTATGACGGAAAAGATCGGAAACCCAGTGCGCAAAGTATGCAATCGTTTGATATATTGGTGTATGACATACAGGATGTAGGACTCCGTTTTTACACTTATTATATTACCATGGTACGCCTGATGGATGCCTGTGCGGAATATGGGAAGAAAATGATCATTCTGGACAGGCCGAATCCCAATGGTCATTATGTCGACGGGCCGATACTGGACATGAAACATAAATCCGGTGTGGGGTGGTTGCCGATTCCCGTTGTGCATGGCATGACGCTTGGTGAACTGGCCCGGATGGCCAATGGGGAAAAATGGTTGCCGGATGGGCGAACATGTGACCTAACGGTTATCCAATGCAGGAATTATACCCACCGGACCATGTACCGGTTGCCGGTTCCTCCTTCTCCGAATCTGCCTAATATGAAATCCATCTATCTGTACCCCTCTACCTGTCTTTTCGAAGGTACTCCGGTGAGTCTGGGCAGGGGAACTTCTTTCCCGTTTCAGGTATACGGACATCCCGATATGAAAGGTTATGATTTTTGTTTCACTCCCCGCAGTGTTCCGGGAGCAAAGAATCCTCCTCTCCTGGATAAAACTTGTTACGGTGTGGATCTCCGCAATATTCCTGATGAAGAGATCTATAAAAAAGGGATCGATCTTTCTTACATCTTGGATGCATACAATAACCTTCAATTAGGTGACCGGTTCTTTACTTCTTTTTTCGAAAAACTGATAGGAGTGGATGATGTACGGAAAATGATCATTGAAGGGAAATCAGCCGCTGAAATCAAGGCAACCTGGGCAAAAGGTGTTGTTTCTTTTAAAGAACAACGCCGGCCTTATCTTCTGTATGATGAATAA
- a CDS encoding DUF1080 domain-containing protein → MKKPIFYVLSLFVILLVASCGSKEAKFESIFNGTNFDGWETYLGVPDPSVDVPGMERNEEGVYTQPIGLNKDPLKVFSIKNVDGEPALYVTGQVYGSFATVKEYENYHLRLEVKWGNKKWAPREDKPMNAGVLYHSIGEFGAGLGVWKMSHECQVMETMFGDSYRMSNTYCDVTASRTSENERYTFDKKASKVSFGHDLPAGPICSKNPMNEKDHGEWNVIEVLCYEGTSVHVINGKVNMINTDSHIKVDGKKVPLTKGAIQLQSEGAEIYYRKMEIRPITGIPDQYLK, encoded by the coding sequence ATGAAAAAACCAATATTCTATGTTCTTTCGCTTTTTGTGATCCTTTTGGTAGCTTCCTGCGGTTCTAAAGAAGCAAAATTTGAATCTATTTTTAACGGAACCAATTTTGACGGATGGGAGACATATCTGGGCGTTCCTGATCCTTCTGTGGATGTTCCGGGAATGGAAAGGAACGAGGAAGGAGTATACACCCAACCGATAGGCCTGAATAAAGATCCGTTAAAAGTCTTTTCTATCAAAAATGTAGACGGAGAACCGGCGCTGTACGTTACAGGACAAGTATACGGTTCTTTTGCCACTGTAAAAGAATACGAAAATTATCATTTAAGATTGGAAGTGAAATGGGGAAATAAAAAATGGGCTCCCCGTGAAGACAAACCAATGAATGCAGGTGTTCTCTACCACAGTATTGGAGAATTCGGTGCAGGACTGGGTGTCTGGAAAATGTCACACGAATGCCAGGTAATGGAGACCATGTTTGGTGATTCATACAGGATGTCTAACACATATTGTGACGTAACAGCTTCCCGCACATCTGAAAACGAACGCTATACTTTTGATAAAAAAGCGTCAAAAGTATCTTTCGGCCATGACCTGCCTGCCGGTCCCATTTGTTCCAAAAACCCTATGAATGAGAAAGACCACGGCGAATGGAATGTCATAGAAGTTCTATGTTATGAAGGAACCAGTGTACATGTGATCAACGGAAAAGTGAACATGATCAATACCGATTCCCATATCAAAGTAGACGGCAAAAAAGTTCCTTTGACAAAAGGTGCGATACAACTCCAGTCGGAAGGTGCCGAGATCTATTACCGGAAAATGGAAATACGCCCTATTACCGGAATACCCGATCAATATCTGAAGTAA